The genomic interval GTGCAGCGATTGATTTGCTGCCACTAACAATTATACTGAAACATGTTTTACTTCTTTGTGCTTAACTCTTTTTAAGTTTAAATTTCGTTCAAATAAAAACCTGTCAGATTCCTCACGAAGTTTCTTTATTCTCTGTTCGGGAGTTAACCCTTTTTCTTCATCAGAAATTTTTTCGATAATCTCGTGAATCTCATCTAATCCTTTCAGTCTTTTCATGGTTCAACGACCTCCTCGGGTGAACAAATTTCTATCTCGTGATAGCCAAGCAATTTATTTACTCCGCCAACCATAATTCTTGTCTTGAGTTTTACAATATGTTCAAAATTCCAACTGACAATTACATCTATTCCATTTATTACAGTTACAGCAATATGCAGTGCATCACTTCTATACTTTTCAGGAATAATTCCTTCCTTAATATAGCGCTCAGCTAATTCTTCTGTTTCCAAATCTATATCGAGTAACAACGGATTAGTTTTGCGGACTAAATCTTCCAACTGAGACTTTCGCGGTTCGGGTGCCCTGCTAATCTCTCTGATTACTTCTTCTGAAATGTATATGCCTTCGGCTATTGAAGGTAGATTGTTGAAAAACTTTGCCGTAATATCCTTCCTTTCTGCATCGCCTTCTGCAAATACAAAATTAAATATCGTTGTGTCAAGATAACATGCAATTTTTTTCATTTTTATCGTTTAACATGTTACGTATATTTGCTAGCTTATTAATATGCTATCCCCCGCCCCAATTAGAAGCTAACAACAAAACATAGCCACGCGGTTAAACCGCGTCGATTGACGTTAATTGTTATTGTTAGCCGTTATTTTTTAAGCAATGCCAGATGCACTATATTCACTAGGCGGACGCTTTTTAGGGGGATTTATTGGAAATTCATTTCCACACCCTGTGCATCGAAAATTTCCTGTTGTGTTCCTCATGTCTTGTAGAATGTGTAACACCCGTTTGGCAATTTCTTTCTTAAGATTTTCGTTATCAGACTGTAAGCTAAAAAGCTCTTCTCTTAATTGAAATAAGGCATCTTGCGCTTCTCCTACACGTTTCATTGCCTCATTTATCTTTGACGTATACTCGTTCTGGATTTTCATTTTTAAGAGACCAACAAAGACTTCCTTGACCATCTTTAGACCATTAGATGCACTCGCTATTGTTGCTATATCTACCATGTGACATTTCCTTAGTTGTTGACTGCTAATACTAAACCCAGCGGAACGGATTACCACATCTAACGGATTGATCTGTTAGATGTGGCTCCTTTTACTTGATACCTTAGTATCACAACGTTCCGTTTACTGTGTTTATCAATGTTTTTAATTATACCATGCTAATAATATATTGCCAATTATTGATTCATTTTTATCTATCGATGTAATTTCTGTTTATAAACTGGCTGGTTTTTATTAGAATATTGAACCTGCCTTACACTATACTTTTGGACTCAGGCATTGAAAAATCTATGGTAAGAGGTTTTTAATTTACCCCTTCGGCAATTTTCAGAAAGTTAGCGTAGAGCGAAGTGTCACTTCGCTCTCCATGAAATTCTTTGTATAATAAGGCATTTCATTTCCATTAATTATTCATAAGGAGGCGTGATGAAGCGTACAAAAGAGAATCGGTATTACATAAGACCTCTGTTTTTTATGCATGTTTGGGTATTATTGTCCTGTCTTATTTTGTTCATTAGCAGAGGAACTGTCTCTGCCGAAGAAAAAGCAACGTTACAAAATACAGCACAGAACGGGGAAAAATCTATAGACAGACCCTGGAGCTGTCACGAGAATGCCGTAAACAGTCTTGCCTTCAGTCCTGATGCCAGGACGTTGATATCTGGTAATGATAACGGTATTGTGATATGGGATTTGACGAGTATGAAACCTGTTGGTAAACTTCTTCCTGGTCACAGTGGGGTGGTATGGAGTGTTGCATTTAGTCCCGATGGGAAAATGATGGTATCAGGCGGTGCAGATGGAACTGTTATCCTGTGGGATATGGCGGGTATGAAGTCCAGGGGTGAACCTATGATAGCACATGAAGGGTGGGTAGAATGTGTCTCATTCAGCCCCGACGGTAAAACATTTGCCTCATGTGGTGCGGATGGGCTCATCCTATTATGGGATGTGGCAAATATGAAAGCAATCGGTGAGCCTTGCATGGGTCACACTGAACCGGTGGAGTGCATAGCCTTCAGCCCAAATGGTAAGATATTGGCTTCATGCGGAGTGGATGGAAATGTTATTCTGTGGGACATTGCGGACATGAAACAAATTGGAGAACCGCTTACAGGCCATACGATGTGGGTGGAGAGCGTTGCCTTTAGTCCGGATGGTACGTTACTGGCATCAGGCAGTGATGACGGTACGATTATTTTGTGGGACGTGGCGGGGAGGAAGCCCATTGATAAACCCCTGACAGGCCATAAAGGAGCAGTGGAAAGTGTTGTATTCAGTCCGGATGGTAAGGTGCTGGCCTCATGCAGTATGGACAAGTCCGTTATCTTGTGGAATATAGCAGACAGAAGGCCTATTGGTGAAGCTTTAACTGGCCATACTGAGCCGGTGGAGAGCGTTTCCTTCAGTCCGGATGGCACGTTAGTAGCCTCGGGCAGTGAGGATGGAACCATTATTCTCTGGGATGTGGCAAGCCAGAAACCAATCGGTATACCCCTGACTATTGGCAAAGAAGATTAAAGGCAAAGTTAATCAGGCTTATTCCTTAGCAAGCATCGATAGAATGGCCTTTTTGCAATCCATGAGGTTGGAAAGAGTCAGACCAAAGATGCGCTGTCCAAAATTTGGAATCCATGCCCTTATAGATAATCGGCAATGTCGTTTTCCATCTTCTGGTGCATGGGAAGGGTAAATTGCCACGTCGTATCCCGAGGCTTCTCGACAGATATCTTCATGTTCACGTTGCCAGGCCTGTTCATCAATCTCCAAATCTAGCCCAAACCGGATGAAATGCTCACCCAGTGGCGCCTCGCAATACAACCTGTCCTCTTCTGGATTATCCTTAAACTTTATAAGAAATACCCCGTTCCAGTTTCCATCAAAGGGAAAGTCCTCTGATTCCAGTTTAAAATCATGCCTGGCACATG from Candidatus Brocadia sp. carries:
- a CDS encoding PIN domain-containing protein, which translates into the protein MKKIACYLDTTIFNFVFAEGDAERKDITAKFFNNLPSIAEGIYISEEVIREISRAPEPRKSQLEDLVRKTNPLLLDIDLETEELAERYIKEGIIPEKYRSDALHIAVTVINGIDVIVSWNFEHIVKLKTRIMVGGVNKLLGYHEIEICSPEEVVEP
- a CDS encoding WD40 repeat domain-containing protein encodes the protein MKRTKENRYYIRPLFFMHVWVLLSCLILFISRGTVSAEEKATLQNTAQNGEKSIDRPWSCHENAVNSLAFSPDARTLISGNDNGIVIWDLTSMKPVGKLLPGHSGVVWSVAFSPDGKMMVSGGADGTVILWDMAGMKSRGEPMIAHEGWVECVSFSPDGKTFASCGADGLILLWDVANMKAIGEPCMGHTEPVECIAFSPNGKILASCGVDGNVILWDIADMKQIGEPLTGHTMWVESVAFSPDGTLLASGSDDGTIILWDVAGRKPIDKPLTGHKGAVESVVFSPDGKVLASCSMDKSVILWNIADRRPIGEALTGHTEPVESVSFSPDGTLVASGSEDGTIILWDVASQKPIGIPLTIGKED